The nucleotide window TTTTATCACTGTCTCTCCCTGATACAGAGTGACTTTGCGACTGTTTAGCTGAATCTTTAATCTCAAAGGCTCAGCGACTTTGTTAGGTGTATTGTTAGCAGGAGCTTGAGGCATAACCGATTGTGTCACAACCGGTGGCGATTCTGATAAATTTTGCTGATGAGCAAACTGGTGAGCGATTACATTGGCAGCTACTACTACGCCAGCTAGGGCAAACAATTGCTTGATCATCTGTAAAATCTAGCGTATGGGTAAAGAATACTATTTTACATACAAAGCTGTAAAGCATCCTTCCGAAGTCAGAAAATATAAAATTTATCCAATCAACTATTTGCTAAAATTACTTTTGCTCATTGCTTAGAAAATAATAACTTCATATTTTTTATTTATTATATAGTCACTTTATTTGAGTTATGAAAATCTTTTTTAAAGAACTAAAGAGAGATGAAAAAGATCGCTGTATTGTCTGGAGTTTTTTCCATTACATCAATAACATGAAGTAGAGATAATGAATAGAAATGTTTGTAAATAATCCTAAAAGTTTATTCTAAAAATTAAGTATTTATAGCATTTGTAATTGTTTAGCATAGATAAACACAGTGATATTTCTTGAACTCGTACTACAAAATTTTGGTCCTTATCTAGGGCGACAAGTGATTAATTTACGCCCTCAAGCAAACGAAGATTGCCCGATTATTTTATTGGGTGGCATGAATGGTGGAGGAAAAACCACACTTATGGATGCGATTCGTCTTGCTTTGTATGGTCATCGTGCTCAATGTTCTACGCGTGGTAACTTAAGTTATTCTGACTTTTTAACACAATCGGTAAACCGATATACTTCTATGGGCGAACCAACTTCGATTGAGTTAGCGTTTGAGAATATTTTAGATAATGTACAAGTCGAGTTTCGGATTAAACGAAGTTGGACTAAAAACCCTCGTAATGGTAAAGATACTTTAGGTATTTTAGTTGATGATTGGCCTGATAATGCTCTGGCTCAAATTTGGGATGAACGGATCGAAGATTTACTACCTTTAGGAATTTCAAACCTATTTTTGTTTGATGGCGAACAAGTTCGAGAATTAGCAGAACAAGAGGCTCCTACCCCAATTGTAGTTGAAGCAATTCGTTCGTTACTTGGTTTAGAATTAGCTGAACGTTTAGCAACAGACATAGAAATTTTAGTTAATCGTCGGCGTAAAATTATTGCAGATAGTCAAGCACTCGTAACTCTAGAAGATATTGAGCAAAAACTGAGTCATCAGCAAAAAGAATATCAAAGTGCAAAAGCATATTTAGCAACAATTCAAGATCAATTAACTTACGCTCAAAAACACCAGCAAGAAACTTCAGATAAGTTCGTTTTAGAAGGTGGTAAGATTGCGGCTGAACGCAGTCAACTAGAAATTCAGCTACGTTACGAGCAGGAAGCAGTTACACAAAAGCGTGATGTGCTTACGGAATTAGCTAGTGGTACTTTACCTCTAAATTTGATTTCACCTTTATTGATTCAAGCTCATAATCAAGCACAACAAGAAGATCAACAACAACAAGCGCAGATTACTATAAATATCTTATCTGAGCAAGAACAAAAGTTTTTGAAATATGTTGCTGCTTTAAAATTAGAGCAGGAGCAAATAGAAAAAATTAAATTGTTTTTTTACCAAGAAAATGAGGATTTAAAACAAAATATTTGCTTAGAAGAATTATGGTTACTAGCGGAGCAAGAAAGTGTTTATCAACTCCAGGAAATACTCAATAATTTACCAATTTTACAAACTTTAGCAGAAAAGCAACTGAATGAATTAAAAAAACAAGAAGATAATTTAACAGCAATAGAAAGACGAATAGCTGTAGCACCAGCACCAGAAGTTTACGAACAACTAGGAGATGCAGTTAAATTAGCTCAAATTGAACTTGCTAATGCGAAAGCCGCTTATGAGACAGCAAGAAAGCGTTGTGATGAGTTGGCAATAGATATAGAAAAGACGAAAAAAGAGTTAGCGCAATATAGCGAAGAAAATATTGAT belongs to Gloeocapsopsis sp. IPPAS B-1203 and includes:
- the dndD gene encoding DNA sulfur modification protein DndD, translating into MIFLELVLQNFGPYLGRQVINLRPQANEDCPIILLGGMNGGGKTTLMDAIRLALYGHRAQCSTRGNLSYSDFLTQSVNRYTSMGEPTSIELAFENILDNVQVEFRIKRSWTKNPRNGKDTLGILVDDWPDNALAQIWDERIEDLLPLGISNLFLFDGEQVRELAEQEAPTPIVVEAIRSLLGLELAERLATDIEILVNRRRKIIADSQALVTLEDIEQKLSHQQKEYQSAKAYLATIQDQLTYAQKHQQETSDKFVLEGGKIAAERSQLEIQLRYEQEAVTQKRDVLTELASGTLPLNLISPLLIQAHNQAQQEDQQQQAQITINILSEQEQKFLKYVAALKLEQEQIEKIKLFFYQENEDLKQNICLEELWLLAEQESVYQLQEILNNLPILQTLAEKQLNELKKQEDNLTAIERRIAVAPAPEVYEQLGDAVKLAQIELANAKAAYETARKRCDELAIDIEKTKKELAQYSEENIDRKNDEHIITASTKVQATLKLFREKLTLRKLNQLESVITECFLYLLHKSDLVHRVAIDLDTFSLSLYDFQGQLVPKHRLSAGEKQLLAIALLWGLARVSRRNLPIAIDTPLGRLDSSHRNNLVERYFPSASHQVMLFSTDTEIGKNEVEQLRSNNAIAREYLLKYDPVKRCTTIEPGYFW